GGAACTTGCCCGCCAACTCCGGTCCGGGGTTCACTCCTTCGGGTGGCGGGCCGGATGATGCGGGACCACTGCCCACCGGCACTGGGAGGGTCGGGAGCCGATGGGACACCCCCTGCTCGAGCGAAGTCGAGAGCTTGGGGAGGGCGGACGCCCAGTTGACGGAACGTCACCCGGGACCTCGGGTACACGAGTCAGGAATGCGAGCACCGGTGCAGAAGATGCGGTCTCGGCGCACAGGCAAGCAGGCGGCCTCCGGAGCCGGGCAGTCGGCCTCCGAAGGGGGCGCGGAGCGCACGCCGGGCGCCGCGGGGCAGACCCCTGCGGGCAAGGGCCGCTCCGCTCACGTGCGCAATCGGCTGATCATCGCCGTGGCGGTCGTCGCGGCCGCCATCGTCGGCGCCGGAGCCCCCACGGTCCTCGCGGCCTCCGAGCAGCTGAACGACTCCCAGAACCTGGTGACGCTCTCCGGGCGGACCCAGCAGGCGCTGACGCTCGCCCACTCGCTGGCCGACGAGCGCGACGAGGTCACCTCGTACATCGCCGCGGGCCGGCCGAAGTCCAAGGCGCCCTCCGAGCAGCGCAGCGCCCGGGTCGACCGGCAGGTCGACGAGGTGCGGGCGGACGCGAACGCGCCCACCGTCCTCCTGAAGGACCTGGACGGCATCGGCACCGCCCGCAGAGCGGCGCTCACCGGCAAGAGCACCGCTCTCGAAGCGCACGAGGCGTACTCCGACGTCATCACCGAACTCCACGCCCTCGCCGAGGACCTGGCCGAGCAGCTGCCGCCCCGCGCGGGCTCCGGCGCGCACGCCCTCGCCGAGCTGGACTCCGCGGTCCAGCAGTCCGCCGCCGCCCGCGGACTGCTCCTCGCGGCCCTCAACATCCCGCGCACCACCCAGACGGTCATCAACCCCGTCACCGGGCTGGCGTCCACCATCAGCAGCTCGTCCTCCGCCGGCGCGAAGCAGCGCGACGCGCTCAGCGCCGCCGCCCAGCAGGCCCGGCTCCGCTCGGACGCGGCCCTCGCGGACTTCCGCGAGACGGCCCCCAAGGACGCCAAGGACTCGTACGACTCCACGGTCACCGGACCCGACGTCACGACCGCGGACAAGTACCTCACCGACCTCACCGACCAGCCGACGCTCTCCGACTCCGAGCTCGACTCCAGCACGAACAAGGTGGACGCGGCGCTCTCCGCCCGCGTCGAGCTGATGCGCGGCGCCGAGTCCGCGCTCAACGACCACCGCACCAAGGACCTGGAGCGGCTGCGGGACGACGACGTCACCGCGCTGGAGATCCGGATCGCCCTCATCGGCACCCTGCTGCTGGTCGCGGTCGGCGTCTCGATGGCCATGGCCCGCACACTCACCCGCCCGCTGGCCGTGCTGCGCCTGGGCTCGGCCCGCCTCGCCGCGGACCCGGGAGCGCGGGAGCCGGTCAAGTTCACCGGCCGCAACGACGAGTTCGCCCAGGTGGTCCGCTCCGTCAACGCGCTGCACGCGCACGCCGCCGCGCTCCATGAACGGCTGACCACCCTCGAGGCGGACCGCAAGCACCTCATCGGGCAGCGCCAGCTGATGGCCGACGAGCGCGACAGGCTGCGCGCGGAACTCGCCGACGCGGCGGCCCACCTGGAGCAGGTGCGCGGCACCATCCACGGCACCTTCGTCAACCTCGCGCTGCGCACCCTCGGCCTGGTCGAGCGGCAGCTCGGGGTCATCGAGGGCCTGGAGGAGCGCGAGCAGGACCCGGACCGCCTCGGCACGCTCTTCAAGCTGGACCACTTCGCGACCGTCATGCGGCGCCACAGCGAGAACCTGCTCGTCCTCGCCGGCCACGAGCACGTCCAGCACCACGCGGGCCCCGTCCCGCTGGTCGACGTCGTACGGGCCGCGGTCAGCGAGATCGAGCGGTACGAGCGCGTCCGTATCGCCGTGTTGCCGCCGCACGCGCACCTCGCCGGGTTCGCCGCGGACGACCTCTCGCACCTGGTGGCCGAACTCCTGGAGAACGCCTCCTCGTTCTCTCCACCCGACCTGCCCGTCGAGGTCTCCGGCTGGCTGCTGGAGAACGGCGAGGTGATGCTCTCCGTGCAGGACGAGGGCATCGGCATGGCCGCCGACCGGATGGCCCAGCTCAACGCCCGCCTCTCCGCGTTCGACCCGGAGGACGCCTACGACCAGGAGAGCGGCGAGGGACTCGGGCTCGGCCTGTACGTGGTGGCCCGGCTCGCCCACCGGCACGGCGTCCGCGTACAGCTGCGGGAGCAGAAGCAGGGCGGCACCGCGGCCGTGGTCGTCCTCCCCAGGACGCTGCTCGCGACCGCCCCCGCCGTCACGGTCCCCTCGGCCTCCCCGGTCGCCGGAGCCGCCCCCTCGGCCGTCCTCCCGGGCGCCGACGCGGAGGCCAACTCGAACGTGCTGCACGGCCGTTCGGCCCTCACGGCACGGGGCCAGGCGAGGCCGGCCGTTCCGACCACTCCCGCCGGTGACGAGGACCCGCTGATCGCCGCCGCGGAGGAGGCCGTACGCGCGGACGCCGCCGCGGAGGAGGCCGTACGGTCGGACGCCGCCGCGCAGGAGGCGGCATACGCACCCGAGCCGACGCCCTCCGAGACCACCATGGAGCTGCTGGCACCGCTGGTCCCGCCGGACGAGCCGGTGGCTCCGGCGCACGAGCCCGCAGTGTCCGCGCCCACTGCCGACCCCTACGCCATCGGCCCCGACTCCCACGAACGGGTGTCGGACGAGGAGACGGAGCGGGTCACCGACAAGGGACTGCCCAAGCGGACGCCGAAGATCTCGGCGCCCGCACCGGTTCCCCGGCCGCGCGCCGGTGGTGTGGACGCCGAGGCGCTGCGGCGCAGGCTCGGCGGCTTCCACCGGGGCGCGACGGAGGGCCGCCGCGACGTGGAGGCCGAGATCGCCGAACAGACGGCCCAGACGCCCACCCCGCACCACACCGCACGGAACACCGCGCAGGACCAAGCACAGGACGCGGTGCGCCGGCAGGACGCAGTAGACGCATCGGGGGGCACAGTCGAGGAGGCAAGCAGTTGACCGCGCCCAGTACCTTCGGCCTGAGCAGTGAAGCTCGCAATCTGCACTGGCTGTTGACGAACCTCGTCGAGGAGGTGCCGGGCCTCCAGTCGGTCGCGGTCGTCTCCTCCGACGGTCTGCTGCTGCTGTCGTCCGACCCCGGGAGGAACGCGGAGGCCCGCACCGGGGCGGAGGCGCGCCCCACCGGCCCCAAGGGATCCTCCGCGGACCTCGCCACCATCGTCTCCGGCATCGGCAGCCTCACCATCGGCGCCGCCAAGCTGATGGACGCGGGCGGGGTGAAACAGACGATGGTCGCGATGGACGAGGGCAGCCTCTTCGTCATGTCGATCAGCGACGGCTCGCTGCTCGGGGTGCACGGCGCCCCGGACTGCGACATGAGCGTGGTGGCGTACCACATGGCGCTGTTCGTCGGCCGTGCCGGGCACGTCCTGACGCCCGAACTCCGCAGCGAGCTACGCCAGTCACTCGAAGCCAAGCCGACGGGGAGTGCCCAGTGAGTTCTTCCTCCGCGCCCAAGCTCCCCATACGTGGCGGGGAGCGCAAACCGGCCCGCGTGCGCCCGTACTCGCTCACCGGCGGCCGTACCCGTTTCGGGCACGTGCTGCTGGTCGAGACGTTCGTGGCGGCGCTCGAGGCCCCCGAGGAGCGCAAGGAGCTGACCAACGGCTCCCTCGCGACCCGGGTGATGCCCGAGATGCGGGCCATCGTCGAACTCTGCCGCCGGATGCGTACGGTGGCCGAGATCGCCGCCCTCCTCAGGATGCCGCTGGGTGTGGTCCGCGTCCTCCTGAGCGACCTGGCGGACCAGGGAAAGATCCGTGTGTACGGAACAGGTCACGGCCCGGGACAGCCGGACCGCGCTCTGCTGGAAAGGGTGCTGAATGGACTCCGTCGTCTCTGAGGGTGCGCCGAGAACGGCCTCCCCCGCCTCGGCTCCGATGCCTCTGGCCCCGGTGCCGCTGCCCGAGTCCGACGAGAACCTCCAGGCCTGGCAGACCGACCGCACCCGCGCCCCGATCGCGACGAAGATCGTGGTGGCGGGCGGCTTCGGCGTGGGCAAGACCACGCTGGTGACCGCGGTCTCCGAGATCACGCCTCTCCAGACGGAGGCGCTGATGACCCAGGCCAGCGAGGAGACGGACGACCTCACCGGCACCCCGGACAAAGTGACCACGACCGTGGCCATGGACTTCGGCCGCATCACACTCGACGACGACCTGGTCCTGTACCTCTTCGGAACGCCGGGCCAGCAGCGGTTCTGGTTCATGTGGGACGACCTGGTGCGCGGTGCGATAGGCGCCGTGGTCCTCGCCGACACCCGCCGCCTCAAGGACTGCTTCCCGGCGCTCGACTACTTCGAGAGCTGCGGACTGCCGTACGTCGTCGCGGTCAACCACTTCGACGGCAGCGAGCGGTTCGACGCCGACGACGTGCGCGAGGCCCTCACGGTGCCCCCACACATACCTGTCATGATCATGGATGCCAGGCGCCGGATCTCGGTCGTCGAGACCCTGCTCGCGCTGGTGGGGCACGCGCTCGACGCGAGCCCCGAATAAGACGTACACGGAGTTAGGACGCGCATGCGGAAGATACTCGTCGTCGGAGCCGGTCAGTCCGGACTCCAGCTTGCCCTCGGCCTCCAGTCGCACGGGTACGAGGTCACCCTGATGTCGAACCGGACGGCGGACGAGATCCGCACCGGCCGCGTCATGTCGACGCAGTGCATGTTCCACACGGCACTCCAGCACGAGCGCGATCTCCAGCTGAACTTCTGGGAGTCCCAGGCCCCGAAGATCGAAGGACTCGGCGTCTCGGTCGCCGCCCCCGGCTCGCACGACCCCGGTCCGACCCAGCGGGCGATCGACTGGGTGGGCAGGCTCGACGGCTACGCGCAGTCGGTCGACCAGCGGGTGAAGATGGCCGGCTGGATGGAGACCTTCGCCCAGCGCGGCGGCCAACTGGTCATCCACGGCGCGGCGGTCTCCGACCTGGACTACTTCGCCCGTACGTACGACCTGGTCCTGGTGTCGGCCGGCAAGGGCGAGCTGGTCTCCATGTTCGGCCGGGACGCCGCCCGTTCGCCGTACGCGCAGCCGCAGCGCGCCCTCGCCGTCGCCTACGTCCACGGTCTGGGCCCGCGCCCCGAGCACCCCGACTACGACGCGGTCCGCTGCAACCTGGTCCCCGGCGTCGGCGAGCTCTTCGTCATGCCGACCCTCACCACCTCCGGCCGTGCGGACATCCTCTTCTGGGAGGGCATACCCGGCGGCCCGGTCGACGCCTTCAACGGCATCAAGGACCCCGCCGAACACCTCTCCCTGACCCTGGAACTCATGGAGAAGTTCGTGCCGTGGGAGTACGCCCGGGCCACCAAGGTCGAACTCACCGACGCCAACGGAACACTGTCCGG
This portion of the Streptomyces mirabilis genome encodes:
- a CDS encoding sensor histidine kinase gives rise to the protein MRSRRTGKQAASGAGQSASEGGAERTPGAAGQTPAGKGRSAHVRNRLIIAVAVVAAAIVGAGAPTVLAASEQLNDSQNLVTLSGRTQQALTLAHSLADERDEVTSYIAAGRPKSKAPSEQRSARVDRQVDEVRADANAPTVLLKDLDGIGTARRAALTGKSTALEAHEAYSDVITELHALAEDLAEQLPPRAGSGAHALAELDSAVQQSAAARGLLLAALNIPRTTQTVINPVTGLASTISSSSSAGAKQRDALSAAAQQARLRSDAALADFRETAPKDAKDSYDSTVTGPDVTTADKYLTDLTDQPTLSDSELDSSTNKVDAALSARVELMRGAESALNDHRTKDLERLRDDDVTALEIRIALIGTLLLVAVGVSMAMARTLTRPLAVLRLGSARLAADPGAREPVKFTGRNDEFAQVVRSVNALHAHAAALHERLTTLEADRKHLIGQRQLMADERDRLRAELADAAAHLEQVRGTIHGTFVNLALRTLGLVERQLGVIEGLEEREQDPDRLGTLFKLDHFATVMRRHSENLLVLAGHEHVQHHAGPVPLVDVVRAAVSEIERYERVRIAVLPPHAHLAGFAADDLSHLVAELLENASSFSPPDLPVEVSGWLLENGEVMLSVQDEGIGMAADRMAQLNARLSAFDPEDAYDQESGEGLGLGLYVVARLAHRHGVRVQLREQKQGGTAAVVVLPRTLLATAPAVTVPSASPVAGAAPSAVLPGADAEANSNVLHGRSALTARGQARPAVPTTPAGDEDPLIAAAEEAVRADAAAEEAVRSDAAAQEAAYAPEPTPSETTMELLAPLVPPDEPVAPAHEPAVSAPTADPYAIGPDSHERVSDEETERVTDKGLPKRTPKISAPAPVPRPRAGGVDAEALRRRLGGFHRGATEGRRDVEAEIAEQTAQTPTPHHTARNTAQDQAQDAVRRQDAVDASGGTVEEASS
- a CDS encoding GTP-binding protein, with amino-acid sequence MDSVVSEGAPRTASPASAPMPLAPVPLPESDENLQAWQTDRTRAPIATKIVVAGGFGVGKTTLVTAVSEITPLQTEALMTQASEETDDLTGTPDKVTTTVAMDFGRITLDDDLVLYLFGTPGQQRFWFMWDDLVRGAIGAVVLADTRRLKDCFPALDYFESCGLPYVVAVNHFDGSERFDADDVREALTVPPHIPVMIMDARRRISVVETLLALVGHALDASPE
- a CDS encoding DUF742 domain-containing protein, coding for MSSSSAPKLPIRGGERKPARVRPYSLTGGRTRFGHVLLVETFVAALEAPEERKELTNGSLATRVMPEMRAIVELCRRMRTVAEIAALLRMPLGVVRVLLSDLADQGKIRVYGTGHGPGQPDRALLERVLNGLRRL
- a CDS encoding styrene monooxygenase/indole monooxygenase family protein, whose product is MRKILVVGAGQSGLQLALGLQSHGYEVTLMSNRTADEIRTGRVMSTQCMFHTALQHERDLQLNFWESQAPKIEGLGVSVAAPGSHDPGPTQRAIDWVGRLDGYAQSVDQRVKMAGWMETFAQRGGQLVIHGAAVSDLDYFARTYDLVLVSAGKGELVSMFGRDAARSPYAQPQRALAVAYVHGLGPRPEHPDYDAVRCNLVPGVGELFVMPTLTTSGRADILFWEGIPGGPVDAFNGIKDPAEHLSLTLELMEKFVPWEYARATKVELTDANGTLSGRYAPTVRNPIGRLPGGGLVLGVADVVVANDPITGQGSNSASKCAAAYLGAILEREDKEFDEAWMRSAFDRYWDTAQHVTKWTNAMLGVPPEHVLNLIGAGGQIPAVAHRFANGFNDPADFENFFYEPEKTEAYLASVTGA
- a CDS encoding roadblock/LC7 domain-containing protein, which gives rise to MTAPSTFGLSSEARNLHWLLTNLVEEVPGLQSVAVVSSDGLLLLSSDPGRNAEARTGAEARPTGPKGSSADLATIVSGIGSLTIGAAKLMDAGGVKQTMVAMDEGSLFVMSISDGSLLGVHGAPDCDMSVVAYHMALFVGRAGHVLTPELRSELRQSLEAKPTGSAQ